From the Anguilla anguilla isolate fAngAng1 chromosome 6, fAngAng1.pri, whole genome shotgun sequence genome, one window contains:
- the LOC118229869 gene encoding BTB/POZ domain-containing protein 9-like, whose translation MSNSHPLRPLASVAEIDHVHLLSEQLGALVPGEDYSDVTFIVEEKRFPAHRVILAARCHYFRALLYGGMKESQPQVEVCLEETRAEAFSMLLHYLYTGRASLSSAREEVLLDFLGLAHRYGLQPLEDSTCEFLRTVLHTHNVCLVFDVASLYSLSTLSAACCAYMDRHAPEVLASDGFLTLSKTALLTVVRRDSFAASEKEIFQALCRWCRQNGEGATTQEVMSAVRLPLMSLTEMLNVVRPSGLVSPDDLLDAIKTRSESRDMDLNYRGMLIPEENIATMKHGAQVVKGELKSALLDGDTQNYDLDHGFSRHPIEDDGRAGIQVKLGQPSIINHIRILLWDRDSRSYSYYIEVSMDELDWVRVVDHAKYLCRSWQNLYFPARVCRYVRIVGSHNTVNKVFHLVAFECMFTHRSFILEKGLLVPGENVATISACASVIEGVSRSRNALLNGDTRNYDWDSGYTCHQLGSGAIVIQLAQPYMVGSLRLLLWDCDERSYSYYIEVSTNQQQWTKVVDRTKMACRSWQTLRFEKQPASFIRIVGTHNTANEVFHCVHFECPAQLDTEVKEGSPGQGASEPSSVSQQNRPPRPTRTHSLLPSQPPQPSSSSSSSSSHNHH comes from the exons ATGAGCAACAGCCACCCCTTGCGGCCGTTGGCCTCCGTGGCGGAGATAGACCATGTCCACTTGCTTTCGGAGCAGCTAGGCGCTTTGGTTCCAGGAGAAGACTACAGCGATGTTACATTCATCGTGGAGGAAAAGCGCTTCCCTGCACATAGAGTTATTCTGGCGGCACGATGCCACTATTTCAG AGCCCTGCTGTATGGTGGGATGAAGGAGTCCCAGCCTCAGGTGGAGGTCTGCCTGGAGGAGACTCGGGCAGAGGCCTTCTCTATGCTGCTGCATTACTTATACACCGGCCGTGCAAGCCTCAGTTCTGCCCGTGAAGAAGTCTTACTGGACTTCTTGGGCCTGGCCCATCGCTACGGCCTCCAGCCACTAGAGGACTCCACTTGTGAATTCTTGCGCACTGTGCTGCACACCCACAACGTGTGTCTGGTGTTTGATGTGGCCAGCCTTTATAGCCTAAGCACGCTCAGCGCTGCCTGCTGCGCATATATGGACCGCCACGCCCCTGAGGTCCTGGCCTCTGATGGCTTCCTCACTCTCTCAAAG ACCGCTCTGCTGACGGTGGTGAGGAGGGACTCATTTGCAGCGAGCGAGAAAGAGATATTCCAAGCACTGTGCCGCTGGTGCCGGCAGAACGGCGAGGGGGCAACAacgcaggaagtgatgtcagcagTGCGGCTTCCTCTCATGAGCTTGACGGAGATGCTGAACGTGGTGAGGCCCTCTGGCCTGGTCAGCCCTGACGACCTGCTAGATGCCATAAAGACCCGTTCTGAGAGCCGAGACATGGACCTCAACTACCGTGGCATGCTGA TCCCAGAGGAGAACATAGCCACGATGAAGCACGGCGCCCAGGTAGTCAAGGGTGAGCTGAAGTCCGCGTTGCTGGACGGAGACACGCAGAACTACGACCTGGACCACGGCTTCTCCCGGCACCCCATCGAGGACGACGGCCGCGCCGGGATCCAGGTCAAACTGGGCCAGCCCTCCATCATCAACCACATCCGCATCCTCCTGTGGGACAGGGACAGCAG gTCGTATTCCTACTATATCGAGGTGTCTATGGATGAGCTGGACTGGGTGCGTGTAGTGGATCACGCCAAGTACCTGTGCCGCTCCTGGCAGAACCTCTACTTCCCAGCCCGAGTGTGTCG GTATGTGCGCATCGTGGGATCGCACAACACTGTCAACAAGGTCTTCCACCTGGTTGCCTTTGAGTGCATGTTCACCCATCGCTCTTTCATTCTGGAGAAAGGACTTCTGG TGCCCGGCGAGAACGTAGCCACCATCTCAGCCTGCGCCAGTGTCATTGAGGGGGTGAGTCGAAGCCGAAATGCCCTGCTCAACGGGGATACGCGGAATTACGACTGGGATTCGGGCTACACCTGTCATCAGCTGGGGTCTGGGGCCATTGTAATCCAGCTGGCTCAGCCCTACATGGTGGGCTCCCTAAG GTTGTTGCTTTGGGACTGTGATGAACGCAGCTACAGTTACTACATTGAggtctccaccaatcagcagcagtGGACCAAGGTGGTGGACCGAACGAAGATGGCCTGCCG GTCCTGGCAAACGCTGAGGTTCGAAAAACAGCCAGCCTCCTTCATCCGCATTGTGGGGACTCACAACACTGCCAATGAG GTGTTCCACTGTGTCCACTTTGAGTGTCCTGCTCAGCTGGACACGGAGGTGAAGGAAGGCAGTCCCGGGCAGGGCGCGTCTGAACCCAGCTCGGTCTCCCAGCAGAACCGGCCCCCTCGACCCACTCGGACCCACAGCCTGCTCCCCTCTCAGCCCCCTcagccttcctcctcctcatcatcgtCGTCCTCACACAACCATCACTGA
- the LOC118230200 gene encoding photoreceptor cilium actin regulator-like, protein MGCSPSKGHNWNDAASPITDSGVLMRGPAEFDSNLQSNDKACSSSVSQIEIDDGERTSMIQKDASIVPQEGRRLSLAGVASEVGTVLAKVSTQEVEVNVVPQEKETQNLSIEENQGKTVGSRPRRSKGSRQSRQKYKDKQAFLSEQKVDFPEPMVKAHQAAYAYLNPSISKYEALLGLLDQAAHTQLSLRPMVAFMVLRYEEVSHSLEEMATEGEQMLKEHRDHLAWPCPMMDHCSTASAKPESHPPDLMQQLLQYSTERMRLVGDSVGGLGDSALEEASDYFFSLSELLDEKLKAKKVAEGRLSQVIVHIEAAAYRKSSPEDSALQSEDSGIGADNESLAGSEKPQHRRESCESAGTTGAKSRSHPCNTSSSGQQGKARTRQVGKVNASPSLNSLDSPYTGKDQTGTDYLRGSEDDEDENDDDEDEEEGEKKSRQRSNSSPPDPSQLTRHPATTRIENPQNVELTFKMKDAISGRIRFIPSQCSMMRSRRADGMGVGSPQWTEEDDWQARRPQTASATFNVARKNASAGRRQRSRSAESLRSQAEDPTLLQLERTQRDLSRRMERMSKGEAGVEAKGTAILNIGRGKPEEVRKLLHPQPPVSNRLRSSLDKNFNILPNHDRMGLRAQSSRHQRVEKEDKKEEKPKERVVGSGQLRASIQPSPPVLSKAECPTFHRGRNSVKRLIDTFSQKNDKQHQGPSNIHGSFRENRTCGIPTTVSTRNAVRIINGNNNNNSCSVDPRASNRPEDLDDDSLPPPPPEVLMDNSFECAPGLFVSESGDNMTSSGRSPVPQRNVVSQRLRASLPSVTEPSSHGGPRRSSLSLSPTCPVRQDAMVGYQSGDDGLQLEIDPKSEETATLYRQARKIIHLRHATDSPVKNLVDVGSTTASVSIGNNVSSEMKSTTQYPNIQPPTTPPVSRARMPPCTPSNWKLHNSPPFRCQPNPPPPEKLPTSPPGQQRHLNSLKLMQEETLGSTLDSCPLKANSPSPSPQVERWTRPSSPSQSLNDARSAFCHTLPSLSEPPTWTTSGSSALPQPWGMASYHRLPVSVRGPQPFVKLNQTDRHSSITLPTQQPEKPIATVNESCGNDPIISSKK, encoded by the coding sequence ATGGGGTGCTCTCCATCCAAAGGCCATAATTGGAATGATGCTGCGAGTCCCATCACTGACAGTGGGGTTCTGATGAGAGGTCCTGCGGAGTTTGACAGTAATCTGCAATCTAATGACAAAGCATGTAGTTCCTCTGTAAGCCAGATAGAGATTGATGATGGCGAAAGGACATCGATGATCCAGAAAGATGCCTCCATAGTGCCCCAGGAGGGGAGGAGGCTCTCATTAGCTGGAGTAGCCTCTGAGGTAGGCACAGTCCTGGCCAAGGTGAGCACCCAAGAGGTAGAGGTCAATGTGGTGCCCcaggaaaaagaaacacaaaatctCTCCATAGAGGAAAATCAAGGTAAAACAGTAGGAAGTAGGCCCAGAAGGAGTAAAGGGAGCAGACAGAGcagacaaaaatacaaagatAAACAGGCCTTTCTCAGTGAGCAGAAAGTGGACTTCCCAGAACCCATGGTGAAAGCTCACCAGGCAGCTTATGCTTACCTGAATCCCAGCATTTCCAAATATGAGGCCCTGCTTGGACTGCTGGATcaggcagcacacacacagctctctctgcGGCCTATGGTAGCCTTCATGGTGCTGCGCTATGAGGAGGTCTCCCATAGCCTGGAGGAAATGGCCACTGAGGGAGAGCAAATGTTGAAGGAGCATAGAGACCACCTGGCCTGGCCCTGCCCCATGATGGACCATTGTTCCACAGCTTCAGCCAAGCCAGAGAGCCATCCCCCAGACCTAATGCAGCAGCTACTCCAATACTCCACAGAGAGGATGCGGCTAGTAGGGGACTCTGTAGGTGGGTTGGGGGATTCTGCTCTGGAAGAGGCCTCTGATtactttttctccctctctgagctGCTCGATGAGAAGCTTAAGGCCAAAAAGGTGGCAGAGGGGCGACTGTCACAAGTCATAGTGCATATTGAGGCGGCCGCCTACCGAAAATCCAGCCCTGAAGACTCTGCTCTGCAGAGTGAGGACAGTGGCATTGGGGCAGACAATGAATCACTGGCTGGATCTGAGAAGCCTCAACACAGGCGGGAGAGCTGCGAGTCTGCTGGCACCACTGGTGCTAAGTCCAGGAGCCACCCCTGCAATACATCCAGCTCAGGCCAGCAAGGGAAGGCCAGAACTAGGCAGGTTGGAAAAGTGAACGCCAGCCCTTCACTGAATTCCCTGGACTCGCCTTATACTGGCAAAGACCAGACAGGTACAGACTACCTGCGAGGCTCAGAAGATGATGAGGATGAAAATGacgatgatgaagatgaagaagaaggtGAAAAAAAGAGTAGGCAGAGGTCAAACTCTTCCCCACCCGATCCAAGTCAGCTTACACGTCACCCGGCCACAACGCGTATTGAGAACCCGCAAAACGTGGAGTTAACATTTAAGATGAAAGATGCCATCAGTGGCCGCATCCGCTTTATCCCCTCTCAGTGTTCTATGATGAGATCCAGAAGAGCAGACGGTATGGGGGTGGGCTCCCCCCAGTGGACAGAGGAGGACGACTGGCAAGCCAGACGGCCCCAGACAGCAAGTGCCACCTTCAATGTTGCTAGAAAAAATGCATCAGCAGGCAGGCGGCAACGCTCGCGATCTGCAGAATCCCTGCGCAGCCAGGCCGAGGACCCTACCCTTCTGCAGCTAGAGAGGACACAGAGGGACCTGAGTCGTCGAATGGAGAGGATGAGCAAAGGTGAGGCAGGGGTAGAGGCTAAAGGAACAGCAATTTTAAATATTGGAAGGGGAAAACCAGAAGAAGTAAGAAAACTCCTGCATCCTCAGCCCCCTGTCTCAAACCGTTTACGGTCTTCTTTGGACAAAAACTTCAACATATTACCCAACCATGACAGAATGGGGCTGCGAGCACAGTCATCAAGACATCAAAGGGtggaaaaagaagacaaaaaggaagagaaacCGAAAGAAAGGGTAGTAGGGAGTGGGCAGCTGAGGGCTAGTATTCAGCCCAGTCCCCCTGTTCTATCTAAAGCAGAGTGCCCTACATTTCACAGGGGCAGGAATTCGGTCAAAAGGCTAATTGACACTTTCAGTCAGAAGAATGACAAACAACACCAAGGGCCTTCAAATATCCATGGCTCTTTTAGAGAGAACAGGACCTGTGGTATTCCTACCACTGTTAGCACAAGAAATGCAGTTCGCATCATCAAtggcaataacaacaacaacagctgttCGGTGGACCCCAGGGCCTCGAACAGACCAGAAGACCTTGACGATGATAGtcttccaccccctcctcccgaGGTCTTGATGGATAACTCCTTTGAGTGTGCACCAGGGCTTTTTGTTAGTGAGAGTGGGGATAACATGACTAGCAGTGGAAGATCTCCTGTGCCCCAGAGGAATGTGGTATCTCAGCGGCTGCGTGCCTCCCTACCTTCAGTGACAGAACCGTCCAGCCATGGCGGCCCAAGACGCAGCTCCCTTAGCTTGTCCCCTACCTGCCCTGTCAGACAGGATGCCATGGTGGGGTACCAGAGTGGGGATGATGGCTTACAGCTTGAAATAGACCCCAAGAGTGAAGAAACTGCCACTCTATATCGGCAGGCTCGAAAGATTATTCACCTGCGTCATGCCACTGACTCACCGGTGAAGAACCTGGTGGATGTAGGGTCCACAACAGCCTCAGTTTCCATTGGAAACAATGTCTCTTCTGAGATGAAGTCCACAACTCAGTACCCTAATATTCAACCGCCAACCACTCCACCTGTTTCAAGAGCCCGCATGCCACCCTGTACCCCCTCCAACTGGAAATTACATAATTCTCCTCCTTTTAGATGCCAGCCCAATCCACCTCCCCCAGAAAAACTTCCCACCTCACCACCAGGCCAACAGAGACACCTCAACTCCTTGAAACTAATGCAAGAAGAGACCCTAGGTTCAACCTTAGACTCATGTCCCTTGAAGGCCAACTCACCTTCACCCTCTCCCCAAGTCGAGCGGTGGACCCGCCCATCATCTCCCTCTCAATCCTTAAATGATGCTCGCTCTGCTTTCTGTCACACCTTACCCTCACTGTCTGAGCCCCCAACCTGGACCACATCTGGCAGCTCTGCGCTCCCGCAGCCCTGGGGAATGGCCTCTTATCATAGGCTGCCTGTTTCAGTGCGAGGCCCCCAGCCTTTTGTCAAACTAAATCAGACAGACCGCCACTCCAGCATTACCTTGCCAACCCAACAGCCTGAAAAACCCATCGCCACAGTGAACGAGAGCTGTGGGAATGACCCCATCATCAGTAGCAAGAAGTAA